The following coding sequences lie in one Homalodisca vitripennis isolate AUS2020 chromosome X, UT_GWSS_2.1, whole genome shotgun sequence genomic window:
- the LOC124369623 gene encoding protein GVQW3-like: MTERDVHPSVAQRIVIKFLTNEDVKPSEIFTRLQAQFGDTTLSQNRVYTWAREFRDGRERVENESHGQRPRSSLTDDNISAVRQLIEGDRRLTVQEISSEIRISYASVQSAITDHLGFRKISAR; the protein is encoded by the coding sequence ATGACCGAGCGAGATGTACATCCATCTGTTGCGCAACGCatcgtcataaaatttttaacgaaTGAAGATGTTAAGCCTTCGGAAATCTTTACTCGTTTGCAGGCACAGTTTGGGGACACTACTCTGTCTCAAAATCGAGTGTATACGTGGGCCAGAGAATTTAGGGATGGCCGAGAACGTGTTGAAAACGAAAGTCACGGTCAACGCCCAAGGTCAAGTCTTACAGATGACAACATTAGTGCGGTTCGACAGCTTATTGAAGGTGATCGCCGGTTAACTGTTCAAGAAATCTCGTCGGAAATTCGTATCAGCTACGCGAGTGTTCAGTCTGCAATCACAGACCACCTTGGcttcagaaaaattagtgctcgCTGA